The genomic interval GGAGAGACTTGTTGTTGTATCTGATCCAAATAAGGGCGTTTCGGCTGATCCGCACTTCTTCAACGTGCTCCTGTAGGACTCGGCTCAAAGGTCGCGCTCATCAAaagatgatgtaaaaaaaaatagcagggtaaaatgtgcatttacagtGTAAATAAAAAGTTGCTAAAATACCCTGACCTGTACAAAAGCAGCACGTGGACAGGCCAAGTGTCTCCTCTCACATCTCACTATGACTCGTATGTTCTCCTGATTCCGGTTTCCAAATCTCTCCCAGATTCCACAGAGGGTTTTGATGGTGTGCACCCTATGGAGCTGCCTGTCCTTCCAAATGGCAAATATGGCCGACACGCTGTAACTGACAGGGACCTCTAGCAGCAATTATGACGTCGGTCAGTGGTAAAGAACAAGTAGTGAGACGTTGTGTCGCAGGACGGACGTCAGAGTGGTGGTTTATAAGTGGGGGAGCAATTCATGTTTCCTGTgatgaaggaaaataaatatgatagtAGAGGTGTTCCCTCCTGGCCTCATGCCCATGACCTCGCGGTCCGgctgaaggaaacacacacacgcctgttaCATGTCTCCCATGAGCATCGTGGCACCTGTCATGGCATGTTGAGGACTTTTCACCACTCCAGTGAGCTACCAGTGTTCTCACCCCCAACGACAgaaccctcctcctcacctgtaaATCCCCCCACTACCTACTGCACCTCCTCCATCGCCACACCTGCTCTCCAGCCGTGGTGCGTCACTGACTGAGGTCATACCACCaccctgtggaggaggagaggagtcgtCCTCGATCCACTCCGGGCTCGATGGCTCCTCATGACGTGAACTCAGAcatgttaccccccccccccgagttgcCCCCTTTACTTTCTCTATCAAAGGGTATAAATATCCTGTGGCCTCACATTCCACATGGACCAGTAGAATTTATTTCTAGCTCCAGTTCTTTTTCCCAATTCGgacagttttcttttattccatCCCTGTTTGTTCatcaatgatgatgataaaagatatatttttttacacaaatcaaatgtgatttttctaaATAACAGAAGAATGACGAATGATTGTGATGAATTAACGACGGGCTGGGATAAAGGTTTCATACTTTGAAAGTACTTAATATTACCAAATGCGTCTTATTTTTCACCTTCATTAAGAACTTTTCACACGAGACATTCTAAAAGGTTTGGTTGGGTACGAGCCAAACGTGAAGCTGATCAATCGCGCACTCCGTCCACTGACCCCCTGAGGTCGACCCCTGGGTCAAACAGACACGACCTGGGAGAAACAACACCCACAAGACCTACAAGAGCAACAGACTGCaactaaatacaaaaaagaaaacgtttaatcataaaaaaaaaaacatggtacAGCAATTCAAAAAAATGCCTCAGGCTCACAGATACAGGAAAACAATTAAAGTGTTGTGATGAACCATAATCTGTAATAATCATGAGAAGGTTTCAGGGTCTGTTGAGACGGTGTCAGAGGAGAAACGTCCAAATGAGCTGGATTGACTCTCAGTTTCTACAAGGAAtgaagaatgaataaaacatcatcagCACCAGCATCTGCCCGCAGGCGACCAGTGTCAACTGACCTCTGCAGATTTTTCTGAATTATCATTTTTCTACGAATGGAGTAAAGGTGCAAAGGTCAAAATAATGTTATGTTACGTTTTCTTGGATTTTTCCCTACACGGTAATCTAGTGACAGTTTTACTGAGGGTGTTGAAATGTCGTGTTTCAATACTCGGAGACAAATTTCTGTTTACATGAAGCCAAACTATTCCCGTAACTGTCGACCTCTTTCCTTTCACTTAACATGTAAACTTACGAAGCATCAACACTTTTTGCCACGATGCTCGGACAAAACGGATATTAACTCTTTACACCGTCACGCCGTCTGTTTGTACAGGCGGCGGTTCACGACGCTGAGCGTGTGGAGCACAGAGGAGCGGAGTGGGGGTTCCCTGAGATCCAGCTCCTGAGAGCAGGAGAGTCCACATGAACGGTGAGATCCTGATCACGTCGTCACGTAGCTGCTGCTCGCTGTCAGGCAAGGACTCAAAATGTGGGCGTTATGTCGGAGCATTAGagacagagaggtcagaggtcagagtccaGAAGAAGCACAGAGTTGACGTTTGGCAGCATCAACTTCCCACTTTTTATGATCTCAAAATCCTCCGGAGCATCCGACGCAAACCGTTCAATAGATGGGGAATAACGTCTTTGTGTTAATGTGCTCGGTCTAGTTTAGCAATAGCACAGTTAGCCGGGGGGAGACGGCAGCACATGATTCCCCCGTTAAACCACAAGCATTTTTGATGAAGGAAGGAGCACGTTCAATATCGAGCTTTACAGACTGACGTGCTGTACTTCTGATGGCTACTAAGGGGGAAGTTGTGCCCGCGGTGCTCGGGGACATGGATGCTGAGATCGAAGTCACTGTCAGCGTCTGGAAGCCACAGAGGGGGAAAGATGAGActgttgaaaaaacattttcaacagacaaaacacagtTCTGACAAAAAATATCAACTAAAAAATATGACTAAAACGACAATACATTAACTTtctattcaacaaaaaaaacttctttggcctccaccattttatgaaaatgttagTAAAGACAACTCATGAACGAAGCTTTCAGGAAACTGAGTGACGAGGTTGTGAAggcaacattaaaacacaaagaacagtAGTAGAGTGATATGGACCATCTGAACGACACGTACAACTCCGTCTAACCTAGTACTTGTTAAATTATTATTGCTCTGTCTAAATTACAAGGGAACAATTTAGTCATTTCATTGGTGCGACATCGAAGCTGTCGTGTAACGCGCTCCGTCCGGGTGCCGAGCCTTCCACATGTCCATCAGTGTGAGGGAAAGGCAAAACGAGGCTTCACAAAGACAGTAGATAcagtaaaaaagagaaagcctCGTCCACGGTGTGCGAGGAGGTCAGACACCTCCGCGGTCATCAGTCTGTTTATCAGTTTCACGGAGGgacttccttcctccttccaaCCGTTCGTTCACATGCAGGGATGTTGTGTGGAACAAGCTCCTGCTGCGGGTCCGAGCTCGTCGCCCTCCGTCCTGACTCGAGGACAGTTCAGCTCCACCAGGAACCACAACAGACTCACGTCAGATGTACAGGTTCGTGCGAGCAGACAAATTGGTACAAATGAACAGTTAATGGCGACCTCTGCAGACGGGTTGGAACAGTGTTGCTGTACGGATGGCCAGAAGACTGGTTGTATAGAAATACACAGAATCTGCTGAAGTACGTTTCGATCCAACGTGATTAATCGTATGACAACTAAGTCTTGAGGACTTGCTGTTTCTTTTAGCCAACACACCATTTATCATCAAACCATTGACAGCAGGATGGAAACccaaaggacaaaaagaaaaatgcatggTGAAAACGCCGAGGCCATGAAAGTGATCATGAGTACCAATTTAGGTGCTTTGTGCGTGAACACGTGATTCATCGCGTGTTACGTCCAGAATAAAAAAGGCCACAAGAAAAGGCCTGAAAGGTCCCGTGAGCCGCGGCTCAGTCCAGTGAAATGATATCTGATATGCCACCGTCCGTCCCGCCtccagctccccctcctcccgtgATGACCCGGGTCTCGTGAATGGAGCCGGCGGCGTGGGCGCTGGTGTCGTAgtggctgctggaggagacaAGGGCGGAGCTGGTGCTGGCGGCAGCAGCGCTCTGCATGCTGCTGGTCAGGTTGTCCAGGAACATCTGAGGCCGGTAATGCTGAGCAGGAAAAGACAGACCGATGAGGATCAACTCAACACGTCCCGATGCAGTGTGGTCATTCTCTTCACATCGCAACGTCCCCCCATGCACCTTCTACAATCCTCATCTTCAAAATTTATTGTGGAACAAAATTTTTAAAAGGTGGCGAAGGACTGCTGATATTTGAACTTCAGTAGAAGCTTCAACTCTCTTTGCCACAGTCGTACTGACTGGTGGGACGACCCGGAGGAACCTTAGTGGGCCAGTGGACCACCAAGCTCTTCACTGGCCCTCACTTTCCAGATGTACATGATGGTGCCATACTTGGTCTGATTCATTCTCATCTACAGATGTACATTCTTCTAAAATGTACAGAAAACTATTCCCACTAACTGTCCCTGGAGTCCGAATGAATCTGGGGAAAAGGGGCCTTTAAGTTCACCGCTCCCTCGGCCTGGAACGACTCGCAAAAAGACCGTAAGCTCCAGGAACTGGTCTCATTGGACACTTTTAAAGAATTCTTAAATGACCTAGAAGAAGACGCTACTGGCTGTaaacactttgactttttaatctcaacgtcatttttttactcctggttaaataaaggttatgATAATAATTACGATAATAAAGACTAAACAAAATTGAAAAGGAATGTGAcagaattggggggggggggggccgtcCCACGCGGAGCAGGTTCCTGATGTGATCTAGCAAACAGGTTAGGGCTgcagttattttcataatcgattaatctgttgattattttctcaattaatcgattagttgtttggtccatagaatgtcataaaatgttgaaaaattaagatcgtgtttcccgaaccccaagatgatatttgtttttttcccacaccacaaagatattcagttcactgtcacagaggagcaaagaaaccagaatatattgACATcgaagaagctttttttttccataaaaactacttgaactgattaatcgattattaaaatagttgggAATTAATGTAGTTGTCGATTACGAATCgattacctgttgcagctctaaaagaGTTAAAGTGGCTTTTAACAGGCACCAAGGGAGCGAGCATACCTGAGGATCTGCTTGAATTAAGGAAAACAAATCCAGACCTAAAagtaagaaacagaaaaagagttCATTAACAGTGCTGCTTGTTATTGATAATGCAAACGGTCATAGTGCCAGCGGACTcactctgcatgtctgtggGGATAGAGGCCAGGGTGGATGCATGGAAGGGGACTGCGTAGTCTGCGAGCGTCGAAGTCAGGTACGTGGGGTCCAGGGCCTGGACACTTGGCATCCGCACACTGGGCTGGTATGTCAACACTCTGCAGACGAGACAGACAAACTGATGCTTTAGGTCCAAAAGTGAGCCGCGTGCTCCAGATCTCACCCTGTTGTCAGATATACATTATGCCAAATTccaaacatggatggaattagcTCTAACGAAGTTCTATTGACCGTGTCTTATATTTTTTATCCAGGAAAAGTTATTTCGCaataattatctttatcgttttatGGCCCAGCCCAACTGCCAAGTATTGGTGATATTGTAGACTAAAACATGCaaatatgtctctgtgtgttctgttgGTACACGCAGAACTTACCCCTTCGCATGCATCTCCTCAGTCTTGGAAATGTAAACGCAGCTTTTCTTTAGTGGGGGGTCTGAGTCCTCttcgtcggaggaggaggacgaggagctcTCCAGGGTAAGATCGATCACATCGGCCTTCTTGGTGGAGCTGGGCTCGGCGGAATGGGGGACCAATAAGGACTGGCGCAAAGGAGCTGAGGTGAAAAGACAAAGGCTGGTGTCATTCTAGATTCGTCTGATTGTCAATAACTCCCACGAAATGACCCAATCCcatgtgttttaattgtttttggacaacaatCAAGATTTATGGGGATTATTCCGCAAAAAATCATTGTTAATTAAAAACTGTATCAGGATAATGAACTTACTCTCAATTTTTGGAACGGATTGAGACGGGACTTTGACCGCCTCTTTCTTTGGTCTCATCGGACACCACGTTCCATCCTCCTGAAACTTGATCTCATCCACATCGGAGCAGTCGTTCAGGATTTCCAAGAATAAACTGGACAGAGAATAAAACACCACTATACAATAATCAGGATTTCCAAGAATAAACTGGACAGAGAATAAAACACCACTATACAATAATCATGGAATAAACCATACTTACCTCCTTCAAACAgccaaatgtataaaaataaaggTCTTTTTAAGTTGTACACAATCTGGTAACAGTATGAAACAGTGCACATATCATTAATTTAGGAATGAATAATCCCtttaaacactgtaaatgtgcaGCCACAGTTCAGAAAAATAGAATAACTTtagtctgtatctttcacagtaaGAGTTCACAATATGCTTCACGACGCCGTTTTTACGCCAAATTGCTCACATTTTTGCTACCTTTGGCTGAAGCTACACTACCGGAAATCACAGAACATGCCAGTGGCAGTACAGCGCATGTGCCGTTTTGGAGCAGCGAAGAAAATtgatttcagagggaaaaaaattgcagttttatctTGGTGAAGCTAAGATACTTTGAAGACGTGGTATCCATCACTGCCACACAACCCTTAGTTAAATGTCGAAACAGTTTGAAAGTTTAAAGACAACGCGGCACCAGACTAAGTGACGAATCTACCAAAACCTGTCCAAATGCCTCAGCAACAAGTGTGAGGTCGTGTCAAGTGTAAAGAGCCTGAATTAATGGAACTCACCCATCAATGATGAGACTCTCGTACGCAGCCTTCTTGtcacacacaggacagatcCAGGTGGGTTTCTTCTCGTTCATCTGGAGGTAGAGGGCCGCGTCGAAGCACTGCAGGTGGGAGCACGTCACCGCCCGGCAAGGCACCGTCAGTCGCATCTTACCCAGCTGAGGACAGCACACACGAAAAAGAAGTTTCAGGCAGTCATTGAAACTGCAAAGGATTTTCATGcaagtattaaaaacaaatccctGTATTCATGTTAGTTTGACCAATTACTTCAGGGACTATGtataaaaatgtctgtaaaaccAAACTGGTTTGAGAATTATTTCTGTTTAACACCTTGAATTTAAGTCCATGCTCTATACATCATGTATATAGACTTTAGTATATACAACGCACAATGATGCATCGCCCCTCCGACGCCCTTTATTTATTGTcgggtttttttgtgcagatATATGAGAATCAGTTTGCATCCAAAGTTGCTATAATCACACAAACAGTCTACACAGGAGACATTTACCGGACACATGAGTGAGACTCGGAGGCTTGTTGTAGCGACCTCACTGTCTGGATCTGCCGTCAGCTTCTCTTTAACTGGAACACAGAGCAGGAGACGCGTGAAAGAGAAGATAATATACATTAATAAAATGGGTATAACattaacccccaaaaaataactacacaaaatgaaaacagaaaataactaCTATCAACTGTAGTCTCTCAgactgcagctgctcctggTCCCAGTCTTAGGACTCAGTCAACTTTCTGCAGTAACCTGCTTTCACTGCTGTCATGTTAAGTGTGAAGTGCAAAGATAAAAAtataagttattattattgcctGTATGCTAGAAAATAGGTTCGCATATATGAGGTAAGGAATTAGTGGAAACTGATTTCCTCAGGTAGGTTTCCTCTGGAGAGGAATGCTTTTGTGACTTCTAATTAACTTACACATGGGTATGAACATAACAAAGATCTTGGACAAGGAAAGTGTCACTGGGACGTCCCATGTGTGTCCCTATATGTTGAACATCAGACACATTCACTCTGACTACAGAGACTATAGGGGCACAGCGAGCGTGCGCAGTGCAAAAAACAAAGGTATTCTATTTACAATTATAtgtgacacagaggagcatCAAATGATCACATTTAAGAGGCTCGGTCCAGCAAATTGTGCCAATTGTACGGGTGCATGTCACAAAATTAGAATATGGTGATAATTTGAGACTTAGATCAGACTAATCAACTGATCAAATAATCATGAGTACCAGTGAAAACCTCGACTCCAATGTGACGAGCTCAATCTCAAGCTGTAGGAAACCCTGTGTATTTACTCAGTGCTCTGGAGTGGTCTGGGTTTCTGATGCCCTTCATCCgcagcctctgcagcagcagtggtgatGTCAGCTGTCTCACCAGGTACACAGACATAGAATAGGTCTGAAAAATCATATGATCAACAAGCTTAACAGAAAGGTCCACTGTTGTCAAgcacagaaaaaagagaagaaggtgAAAAGAGTTCCGACTTGGATTCTGTTCTTACTTTTCCAATCTCAGGAGCCCATGTCACTGAAATCTGATTGGGCACTGCAGAGGAGAGTCGGACGAGCGAGGTGATGTTCAAAGGCCTTCCCGGTCTCTTCTGTTCCACACCGTTTTTGGGCGGTGGTGCGTAACCCTACGGGAACAAAGCGCTTTGTTCACAGCAGAAAACATCAggtggattgtttttttattggaacTGCATGAAAGACAAATCACTTACTGGCAAAGGAAACAGTTTCCCATTGACCTTTATACAAAGACTGTTGGGGTAATTATCCTCTTGAGGGCAACTCGTCTCCGACAAGCAAAAcctgacaacacacagaaacattcagGGATATGAATATTTAAGTGACATGAGTTGAAATAGGATGAATGTTGTACTGCATGTGACCTGTTGTGTGAAGCACTGAGTGGTTAAAACTTTTAAACTATATAATACATTCAATTTAGTAACAGTGCATGTTGCTCGTTTTTAGTAAACCCGTGATTGCATCAGACGACACTGGCCGAGCCCGACCCATATGGATTTTGTGGGGCTGAAATCGATCCCGATATTAAATGGACTGAATTTCATAcactttttctagtcttattgaccgaCCACCTAAAGCGCTTTACAGCAGAAGTGACACCCAACCCCCAAACATTCAGATAGCTCTTCTTtgtgcagcactttttctatcactcagTTTCTTTAGGGTTgattgtcttgcccaaggaaatTGGACTGGACTGGAGGAGCAAGGGATctaactagagctgcaacagttaatcgagtattcaactactaaattaatcagcaactattttagtgatcgattaattggttcaagcagtttttatggggggaaaagggcaaagttctctgatttcagcttcttaaatgtgaatattttctggtttcccaTTTTAATGAGGTTTTATGTACCTAACAactaaatcgattaatcgagaaaataatcgacagattaatcgataaggaTAAcaatagttagttgcagccctagatcAGACAATCAACCCTCTGGTTCGTGGACCTCCTACCTCCTACCTCCTGCCCCACAGGCGCCCAGGTATTTTGTTcgggaatttaaaaaatccaacaCATCAGCCGATATAGAGCCCCATTTCACCTTTGAATTTCTGTAAAGAACCTGGAACTGTTCACTTCGAGGGGTCAAACAGCAGAACAATTCTGTATTACCTGAACCACAGTACTGTGGTTGTGTGAAACAAGTCACCTAGAGACTGAAGAGCAAATAGTTGAAACTATCACTTTCCTACATGTTTGTTGAACATGTGGTTTGATTAAGTGGCTTTTTACGGGCCACAAATATAATCAGTCTTTCAGTTCATACGTGTATGTATGTGAGAGATTATGTGTCCTTTCAGTTTAAATGTAGTCCAGTTCAGGTCATGACAGTATGTGGTTGTGTTCGATGGAGAGGATGAAAGTGTccaaggagggagaagaagatggaAGACGGGTGATAGGAGGCAGGGATATAGTGGCAGCCTGCAGAGTTAAGATTGGAgactgttatatatatacacgtctTGGGAATTTTTATTCTGCAATATCAGTATTGGCCCCAAAGAACACCTATCAGATGGCTCTCATTCTGAGATACAGAGACAAGAATGAGTTTCTGTGTTCCTCTGACCATTCTCACCTCAGTTGAATTTGAACCATGTAGTCCCTTCTGCCCCCTGGTAGAAAGTCCCTGTAAACAAACCAGATTCGCCACTTTATCAGCAACATGTTGTTATTTACATCACACACAGGAACTGAGGACTAACTGAGCTATCAATCCGTCCTACCGGGATATGCACACTTCTCGAACTTGTTGTGGTGTCAAGGcaaagatgaaatatttttcttggTGGTACCTCTGTGCAGTACTCGCTCCTGAGAACACACAAGTGATGACTGTTGGTTAATGGAATTGTAAAAGGATCTGAAGTTAACCTTCAGTCAAATAGTACCAgggtacaaaacacacatatacaaagtgtgtttatattctgtatttattttcaggctgtaaatctggatttttttcagtCACAATTACAACTTTGAGGGGGGCGTGAAAGCCATTCACAAGTAAGTACTTAGGTGACCACAAAGCCATTTCCTGGGTGGTTGTATTAACAAcattaaacacatttgaaatgttttcactgttaAAGTAACAGCTTGTAAAACATGACGTTTTGTTGCAATggtcacaaacagaaaaaatccAAGTCACGGCGGCAAAATCTTGAGATATCCCGTGTTATCCTTAGAAccaaaggagaaagaaaagagcacaGACCCAGACTTGAAGGCTTGATGAGGATGTCCAGCACGTCGTAGAAGGGCAGGGGCTTCATCTGCACATCGGGGTGCACAGGGGGGATGAGAGGCGCCGGCTGCTGGAGATTCATGCTGCTTTCGGTGTCGTGCCACACAGATGTTTCGCTGGTCAACAGGATGAAGTCGGTTTCACAAGACTGACTCCTGCCGACAGAGACGGACGTGTTATTCACTACAGTTATTCCTCTCCGAACAGAAAGCAGTGGTGAGACTCTGAGGGTGCAACCATGTCACTTTGATCCTGGTGTAATACAGGAAATACAGCTCCTTGATTTTCATGTGCGCAGCTTGAGTTATCTGCAAAGTCCACATGATAGTCTTGTGTTTACAACAACTTCTGTTAGGGTTATGGTTAGgtaaccccccccaaaaaaaacactaacaccTGAAGCTCAGACACTCCCAGATGTGATACTACGCACTGGAATACAAGGAACAGGTAAAGCCAAAACACGCTGCGCGAGCTGAGCACCAACACCagcaaacatcatcatcaatccAAACAGCAACACATGATACAAGTCAGAGAGGCAGTTTCTACTTATGAACACGTGCCATTGTTTGGGAATAGCCGTCAGCTTGTTCTGCTCCTTATATACAAGATACTTTCTTTAAATGGTCAGGGCTGCGACGACAGCGTTATCGATTACGCAAATTCGTCGAATGTGTCGACGGTGCACCGCGCCGTTTACGTTCATCACAACAAAAGTGGATTTTTAACACGTCCTAAATTCACCTGTGTCATAtaacacccacacccacacacagacgaaGCACGGTGGACGGCAGCCAACGGTCCAACGTGACGGGCAGTTAACAGCGACCTGGAGGTCCGAGAAGACGCTTGTGGGGTTGACACAAAGGCGCCGACTACCGACTGACGGCATTCTGGGAACAAGACTCGGctgaggacgagaggagagacaCTCTACGACAGGATAATGATCCTGAGCACAACTCAAAATCCACAATGGAATCATGATCTCGACAGGCTCAAGCTGCATGATTTGCCACAGCTGTCACAGTCCCCCAGTGAAGACCCTGGTCACATACCACCCCTGCTGTGAACGTGCAGCAACTAACTTGCTTGTGATTGGCCGGTGAGCACCACCGGGGACATGGGGTCGCAGGGTCGTGACGTGCCATCCTCTCGGTCGTGCAGCATTCGGCCGAATGTGATCAGAAAGTCGAGCCCTGTGCTCCTCAGAACCTCCACCGGCAGTCACGCCATCCATCAACAGCAGTCACCCGCCGGTTCCCATGGCAGCCACACATGCCCATCGCACCACAACACCGCCTCCAGAGAAGGGCAGGGGTTTTCAACAACGGTGTTCTGGAGCAGTGCGCCTGGCACAGACGCGTTATCGTCGCGTTACTTAGAGTCAGCATCTCTACGTGTCACAGGAAGAGACACAGTGTTCTCAGCGGAGGCAAACCAGTA from Scophthalmus maximus strain ysfricsl-2021 chromosome 3, ASM2237912v1, whole genome shotgun sequence carries:
- the pias2 gene encoding E3 SUMO-protein ligase PIAS2 codes for the protein MTGTTRWRRMKTFGSQSCETDFILLTSETSVWHDTESSMNLQQPAPLIPPVHPDVQMKPLPFYDVLDILIKPSSLGASTAQRYHQEKYFIFALTPQQVREVCISRDFLPGGRRDYMVQIQLRFCLSETSCPQEDNYPNSLCIKVNGKLFPLPGYAPPPKNGVEQKRPGRPLNITSLVRLSSAVPNQISVTWAPEIGKTYSMSVYLVRQLTSPLLLQRLRMKGIRNPDHSRALIKEKLTADPDSEVATTSLRVSLMCPLGKMRLTVPCRAVTCSHLQCFDAALYLQMNEKKPTWICPVCDKKAAYESLIIDGLFLEILNDCSDVDEIKFQEDGTWCPMRPKKEAVKVPSQSVPKIETPLRQSLLVPHSAEPSSTKKADVIDLTLESSSSSSSDEEDSDPPLKKSCVYISKTEEMHAKGVLTYQPSVRMPSVQALDPTYLTSTLADYAVPFHASTLASIPTDMQSLDLFSLIQADPQHYRPQMFLDNLTSSMQSAAAASTSSALVSSSSHYDTSAHAAGSIHETRVITGGGGAGGGTDGGISDIISLD